A region of Colletotrichum higginsianum IMI 349063 chromosome 10, whole genome shotgun sequence DNA encodes the following proteins:
- a CDS encoding Zinc-binding dehydrogenase — protein sequence MTQNKTFIFKKIPTGLPVAGEHLTVEDRPIDLDDVPADGVVVEILYASFDPYQRGRMREATKKSYTPPFDLDGPITNSTVSKVLKSNTPKFAEGDLIFVFAPVAQYARLPASALEQARKIHNPHGLDLALFLGPLGMPGLTAWSGLHKIGKPKKGETIFVSSAAGAVGQLVGQIAKREGLTVIGSVGSDEKLDFITKDLGFDAGFNYKNEKPADALPRLAPNGIDIYFENVGGDHLEAALTSMNVEGRVAVCGMISSYNTPADQQQGIKGLMQLVSKQITMEGFLVGNPKFGAAYFKDHQEHLQEWLSDGSVKANLAVTEGIDNAAEGLIGLLTGKNFGKAVLKVK from the exons ATGACGCAGAACAAGACCTTCATCTTCAAGAAGATCCCCACGGGTCTCCCCGTGGCCGGGGAGCACCTCACCGTCGAGGACCGCcccatcgacctcgacgacgtccccgcggacggcgtcgtcgtcgagatcctcTACGCCTCGTTCGACCCCTACCAGCGCGGCCGCATGAGGGAGGCCACCAAGAAGTCCTACACGCCCcccttcgacctcgacgggcCCATCACCAACAGCACCGTCAGCAAGGTCCTCAAGAGCAACACCCCCAAgttcgccgagggcgacctcatcttcgtcttcgccccCGTCGCCCAGTACGCCCGCCTGCCGGCCAGCGCCCTGGAGCAGGCGCGCAAGATCCACAACCCgcacggcctcgacctggccctcttcctcgggcCCCTCGGCATGCCCGGCCTGACGGCCTGGTCCGGCCTGCACAAGATCGGGAAGcccaagaagggcgagaccatcttcgtcagctccgccgccggcgccgtcggccagctgGTCGGCCAGATCGCCAAGCGGGAGGGCCTCACCGTCATCGGCTCCGTCGGCtccgacgagaagctcgactTCATCACCAAGGACCTCGGCTTCGACGCCGGCTTCAACTACAAGAACGAGaagcccgccgacgccctcccGAGGCTGGCGCCCAACGGCATCGACATCTACTTTGAGAACGTTGGCGGGGACCACCTCGAGGCGGCTCTGACCTCCATGAACGTTGAGGGGcgcgtcgccgtctgcggcATG ATCTCCAGCTACAACACCCCCGCGGATCAGCAGCAGGGCATCAAGGGCCTGATGCAGCTCGTCTCCAAGCAGATCACCATGGAGGGtttcctcgtcggcaaccCCAAGTTCGGCGCCGCCTACTTCAAGGACCACCAGGAGCACCTGCAGGAGTGGCTGTCCGACGGCAGCGTCAAGGCCAACCTAGCAGTGACCGAGGGCAtcgacaacgccgccgagggcctcaTCGGCCTGCTTACCGGCAAGAACTTTGGCAAGGCTGTTTTGAAGGTCAAATAG
- a CDS encoding Choline dehydrogenase, producing MLSLAVLLSLLSGFALAQDRLFSSAFGYPGRNASYDYVVVGGGTAGLTLAARLAATSASVAVVEAGGFYEVENANNSVVPLLSLTGIAFVDPSPAFVPQPLMDWSLVSEPIPGAAGRTVHYAQGKTLGGSSAINTMSYIRGTKGAYALWADTVGDDSFRWERMLEYFRRSVNLTPPDEEKRRNTNATVRFDPGDYADGAGPLHVSWNNWVDPTLTWLAGVVQSLGLSISPNGFSSGELAGHAAWVPSTIEPASAQRSTSESSFLRQAIRDTGIVVYTHTLATRILFDGTRAAGVAVSTHGVDYVLSANREVVLTAGTFHSPQLLQVSGVGAREQLEALSIPVVADVPGVGRNLQDPIQIFVAYPVNTPSAQSLTNDPALDPGFVEEYLKSGTGPYSSAAGFLAHERLPNATLAGLTESTRQKLASFPSDWPHLSFIAGSFSTGPGQTSGTLAAYLPLVFSRGNVTISSASVSTQPTIHLNWLSDPADVELAVTAVKRLRAAWSSPFADTPGFKAGPEALPGDAVRTDEEILEYVRTNAGQVWHPVSTVAMGKEEDVESGRAVVDSRGRVFGVQGLRVADASTFPFALPGHPQSAVYALAEKIADDIITGR from the coding sequence ATGCTGTCACTAGCCGTCCTCCTCTCGCTGCTGTCCggcttcgccctcgcccaggaccgcctcttctcctccgccttTGGCTACCCCGGCCGCAATGCGAGTTACGActacgtcgtcgtcggcggcggcaccgcaggcctcaccctcgccgcgcgcctcgccgccacctcggcctcggtcgccgtcgtcgaggccggcggcttCTACGAGGTCGAGAACGCCAACAACAGCGTCGTCCCCTTACTCTCGCTGACGGGCATCGCCTTCGTCGAcccctcgcccgccttcgTGCCCCAGCCGCTGATGGACTGGTCCCTCGTCTCCGAGCCCatccccggcgccgccggccggacCGTCCACTACGCCCAGGGCAAGACCCTCGGCGGCTCCTCGGCCATCAACACCATGTCCTACATCCGCGGCACCAAGGGAGCCTACGCCCTCTGGGCCGacaccgtcggcgacgactcGTTCCGCTGGGAGCGCATGCTGGAGTACTTCCGGCGTTCCGTCAACCTGACGCCgccggacgaggagaagcgcCGGAACACCAACGCCACGGTGCGCTTCGACCCGGGCGActacgccgacggcgccggcccgcTGCACGTCTCGTGGAACAACTGGGTCGACCCGACCCTCACCtggctcgccggcgtcgttcAGAGCCTCGGCCTGAGCATCAGCCCCAACGGCTTCAGCAgcggcgagctcgccggcCACGCCGCCTGGGTGCCCTCGACGATCGAGCCCGCCAGCGCCCAGAGGTCGACGAGCGAGAGCAGCTTCCTCCGCCAGGCCATCAGGGATACGGGCATCGTCGTCTACACCCACACGCTGGCGACCAGGATCCTCTTCGACGGCACGCGGGCCgcgggcgtcgccgtcagcaCCCACGGCGTCGACTACGTGCTCTCGGCCAACCGGGAAGTCGTCCTCACCGCCGGCACGTTCCACTCGCCCCAGCTCCTCCAGGTCtcgggcgtcggcgcccgcgagcagctcgaggccctgtccatccccgtcgtcgccgacgtaCCCGGCGTCGGACGGAACCTCCAGGACCCGATCCAGATCTTCGTCGCGTACCCGGTCAACACCCCCTCGGCGCAGTCCCTCACCAACGACCCGGCCCTCGACccgggcttcgtcgaggagtACCTCAAGTCCGGCACGGGGCCCTacagctcggcggcgggcttcCTCGCCCACGAGCGTCTGCCCAACGCGACCCTCGCCGGTCTCACCGAGTCCACCCGCCAGAAGCTCGCGTCCTTCCCCTCGGACTGGCCTCACCTGTCCTTCATCGCGGGGTCCTTCTCCACGGGGCCCGGCCAGACGAGCGGCACCCTCGCCGCGTACCTCCCGCTCGTCTTCTCCCGCGGCAACGTCAccatctcctcggcctccgtcAGCACCCAGCCGACCATCCACCTGAACTGGCTCTCCGAcccggccgacgtcgagctggCCGTCACGGCCGTCAAGCGCCTCCGCGCCGCGTGGTCCTCGCCCTTCGCCGACACCCCCGGCTTCAAGGCCGGGCCCGAGGCGCtccccggcgacgccgtgcggaccgacgaggagatcCTGGAGTACGTGCGGACGAACGCCGGCCAGGTCTGGCACCCGGTGTCCACGGTGGCCatgggcaaggaggaggacgtcgagtCGGGCAGGGCGGTGGTCGACAGCCGCGGGCGCGTGTTTGGCGTTCAGGGGCTCCGGGTCGCGGACGCGAGCACTTTTCCCTTCGCTTTGCCGGGCCACCCTCAGTCTGCTGTCTAcgcgctggccgagaagattGCGGACGACATCATTACTGGTCGTTGA
- a CDS encoding Duf1212 domain membrane protein has translation MAGPSQASPDDDPGPELDPGGVGAAPAAAAPAEAASEPTSGSDTAGSSTPAEAAAAAALRKEKGRVRFNSNAAATKPPTSPPPVPTTPKLAPAQPARPSILRGGSGSSIPTVATFAKDEPRSSEDNERQEAKSAAAAAQERARQMAANVQLGSPSSRENRDSFESATTTTTSEFDLGGSRDGTGAYIPLQDLHSRQPLTGGGGKSAEQDKLNEHHAALNDEAYKIVRAHTWRAAAAASDKSDGDPGPSNAQDAEATKATDQLLQEINDGQYDGVYSVPVPQHYRGSVLSQLLKLYKPAEAGSSQYGQSSSSSSNNNNNRNSVTSFSFGGPLPGASTPGSNSGTATPTTPKKKWYEANRSQETLVNLIEASARLANPNTAQKPGESPKAKAKDGGKDGGGKKTRPKHKRSASNSRLSAYLQRQEEEAKITIHIAETLSRQEYIITLCKALMLFGAPTHRLEEYLSTTAKVLEIDGHFLYLPGCMIISFDDRSTHTTEVRIVRVAQGIDLGRLRDTHHVYKEVIHDVVSVDNGVERLDALIKAKDKFHAWVRVLVFGLTSATAAPFSFGARLIDLPLCFFFGCLVGFLQLIVAANSSLYSNVLEVTATVLVSFLARAFGSIRGGELFCFSAMAQGGIVMLLPGYLVLCSALELQSRAIVPGSIRIVYAIIYSLFLGFGITIGAVLYGMFDDNAVSTTSCTNSIPAHYTFIFVPLFVLCISILYQAKWRQMPVMLVVAFAGYVVNYFSGLRFSAAPQVANTLGALTVGVLANLYSRLRHGVAAATLIPAIFTQVPGGLASTGGLLSGLRTANALTNSTHSVNGTSSVQYSEGESLNTVVFNVAASMIQIAIGIAVGLFISALIIYPLGKRRSGLFSF, from the exons ATGGCCGGACCCTCACAGGCCTCTCCCGATGACGACCCAGGCCCCGAGCTGGAtcccggcggcgtcggtgcAGCCCCCGCGGCAGCTGCTCCGGCCGAGGCCGCATCCGAGCCAACGTCAGGCTCCGACACGGCCGGGTCAAGCACCCCAGCCGAGGCCGCAGCTGCAGCCGCCTtgagaaaggaaaagggcCGCGTGAGGTTCAACAGCAACGCGGCCGCCACCAAGCCCCCAACATCACCGCCCCCGGTCCCGACCACCCCCAAGCTCGCTCCGGCACAGCCCGCCCGTCCGTCCATCCTGCGTGGCGGTTCCGGCAGTTCCATCCCGACCGTGGCCACCTTCGCCAAAGACGAGCCTCGTTCCTCCGAGGACAACGAGCGCCAAGAGGCcaagtccgccgccgccgccgcccaggagCGCGCCCGCCAGATGGCCGCAAACGTCCAGCtgggctcgccgtcgtcccgcGAGAACCGAGACTCCTTCGAGtccgccacgacgacgacgaccagcgaattCGACCTCGGAGGATCCCGTGACGGGACGGGTGCCTACATCCCCCTCCAGGACCTCCATTCGCGTCAGCCCCTcaccggcggtggcggcaaATCCGCCGAGCAAGACAAGCTGAACGAACATCACGCGGCGCTCAACGACGAGGCGTACAAGATTGTGAGAGCTCACACttggcgcgccgccgccgccgcctccgacaAGTCCGACGGCGACCCAGGACCGTCCAACGCCCAGGATGCCGAGGCGACCAAAGCGACGgaccagctcctccaggAGATCAACGACGGCCAGTACGACGGggtgtactctgtacccGTGCCTCAGCACTACCGCGGCAGCGTCCTCTCGCAGCTCCTGAAGCTGTACAagcccgccgaggccggcagcAGCCAGTACGGacagagcagcagcagcagcagcaacaacaacaacaaccgcAACTCGGTCACCTCCTTTTCCTTCGGGGGCCCGCTCCCCGGCGCCAGCACCCCGGGATCCAACTCGGgcacggcgacgccgacgacgcccaagaagaagtgGTACGAGGCCAACCGGTCGCAGGAGACGCTCGTCAACCTCATCGAGGCCTCGGCCCGGCTCGCGAACCCCAACACGGCGCAGAAGCCCGGCGAGTCCCCGAaagccaaggccaaggacggcggcaaggacggcggcggcaagaagaCGCGGCCGAAGCACAAGCGGTCGGCGAGCAACTCGCGGCTCAGCGCGTACCTGCAgcggcaggaggaggaggccaagatcaCCATCCACATCGCCGAGACGCTGTCGCGGCAGGAGTACATCATCACGCTCTGCAAGGCGCTGATGCTCTTCGGGGCGCCGACGCACCGCCTCGAGGAGTACCTCAGCACGACGGCCAAGGTGCTCGAGATCGACGGCCACTTCCTCTACCTGCCCGGCTGCATGATCATCTCCTTCGACGACCGGTCGACGCACACGACCGAGGTGCGCATCGTCCGCGTCGCCCAGGgcatcgacctcggccgcctgcgCGACACGCACCACGTCTACAAGGAGGTCATCCACGACGTCGTCTCGGTCGACAACGGCGTCGagcgcctcgacgccctcatcaaggccaaggacaagTTCCACGCCTGGGtccgcgtcctcgtcttcggcctcaccagcgccaccgccgcgcccttctccttcggCGCCCGCCTCATCGACCTGCCCCtgtgcttcttcttcggctgcctcgtcggcttcctgcagctcatcgtcgccgccaactcgAGCCTGTACAGCAACGTCCTCGAGGTCACCGCCACCGTGCTCGTGAGCTTCCTGGCCCGCGCCTTTGGCAGCatccgcggcggcgagctcttttgcttctcggccatggcccagGGGGGGATCGTCATGCTGCTGCCGGGATATCTAGTCT TGTGTTCCGCCCTCGAGCTCCAGTCCCGCGCCATCGTGCCCGGCTCGATCCGCATCGTCTACGCCATCATCtactccctcttcctcggcttcggcatcaccatcggcgccgtcctctACGGCATGttcgacgacaacgccgtGTCGACCACGAGCTGCACCAACAGCATCCCGGCCCACTAcaccttcatcttcgtcccgCTCTTCGTCCTCTGCATCAGCATCCTCTACCAGGCCAAGTGGCGCCAGATGCCCGTcatgctcgtcgtcgccttcgccggcTACGTCGTCAACTACTTCAGCGGCCTGCGCTTCAGCGCCGCGCCCCAGGTCGCAAAcaccctcggcgccctcaccgtcggcgtcctggccAACCTCTACTCCCGCCTGCGgcacggcgtcgccgccgccaccctgATCCCGGCCATCTTCACCCAGGTCCCCGGAGGTCTCGCGTCCACCGGCGGCCTGCTGAGCGGCCTGAGGACGGCCAACGCCCTCACCAACTCGACGCACTCGGTCAACGGCACGAGTTCCGTCCAGTACTCCGAGGGCGAGTCCCTGAACACGGTCGTCTtcaacgtcgccgcctccatgATCCAgatcgccatcggcatcgccgtcggcctcttCATCAGCGCCCTCATCATCTACCCGCTCGGCAAGCGCCGCAGCGGCCTGTTCAGTTTCTAA
- a CDS encoding Major facilitator superfamily transporter — protein sequence MMTESDRDEKQPASSATETQPISDAAAAAAAAEKRLVRKTDMLMMPGLALAYFTHTLDRANLGNAKTDGIEDDLGMEGNQFSLLLVLFYVPYALFNIPWTILAKKYNSSLVIPIAVAAWGACTLGAAGTTDFAGIMATRIVMGAVEAAYKPCEVYYLSLFYTRREMGFRVCWIGQMGFIAGAVSGLISWSVFKWDGKLHGWRYLFIIEGAITIAVAIFLYLFAPRSPEKCRWFTDEDRRLAALRLEQDSQDQDKKFRWEDARRQLQHWQTWAFAFLALMYGVGVASSSNFLPTLVKRLTKDTTKANLYTVGPNLTASVCQLTITWFSDRYQQRASISSGTLVVSLLAWILLGTLDLVRHERVGYFITYLITFATFVPSNLVPVWLASNVPTTTGRTVALGLNYMAMNLAGIVSSMVFRAEDAPVYRPALITVGVTQGIFIVACLTLRQYYVNLNKKLDSGELAFAPGMEARPEYRYAI from the exons ATGATGACCGAAAGTGACCGAGACGAGAAACAgcccgcgtcgtcggcgaccgAGACGCAGCCCATcagcgacgccgccgccgccgccgccgccgctgagaAGCGTCTGGTCCGAAAGACCGACATGCTCATGATGCCCGGCCTCGCCCTGGCCTACTTCACGCACACCCTCGACCGCGCGAACCTGGGCAACGCGAAGACGGACGGcatcgaggacgacctcGGGATGGAGGGGAACCAGTTCTccctgctgctggtgctcTTCTACGTCCCCTACGCGCTGTTCAACATCCCCTGGACCATCCTCGCGAAGAAGTACAACTCGTCGCTCGTCATCCcgatcgccgtcgccgcctgggGCGCCTgcaccctcggcgccgccggcacgaCCGACTTCGCGGGCATCATGGCGACGCGCATCGTCatgggcgccgtcgaggcggcgtACAAGCCCTGCGAGGTGTACTACCTCTCGCTCTTCTACACGCGCAGGGAGATGGGGTTCCGGGTCTGCTGGATCGGGCAGATGGGCTTCATTGCC GGTGCTGTCAGCGGCTTAATCTCCTGGAGCGTGTTCAAATGGGACGGAAAGCTGCAT GGCTGGCGATacctcttcatcatcgaAGGCGCCATCACTATTGCGGTGGCCATATTCCTATACCTCTTCGCGCCCCGCAGCCCCGAGAAGTGTCGCTGGTTCACCGACGAGGACCGGCGCCTGGCCGCGCTGCGTCTCGAGCAGGACTCGCAGGACCAGGACAAGAAGTTTCGCTGGGAGGATGCGAGGAGGCAGCTGCAGCACTGGCAGACGTGGGCTTTTGCCTTTCTCGCCCTGATGtacggcgtcggcgtggccAGCAGCTCCAACTTTTTGCCT ACACTCGTCAAGCGCTTGACAAAAGATACTACCAAGGCCAACCTCTACACCGTCGGGCCGAACCTGACGGCCTCCGTCTGCCAGCTCACCATCACCTGGTTCTCGGACCGCTACCAGCAGCGGGCCTCCATCTCGAGCGGCACGCTGGTCGTCTCGCTCCTCGCCTGGATCCTGCTCGGGACGCTGGACCTGGTGCGGCACGAGAGGGTCGGCTACTTCATCACCTACCTCATCACCTTCGCCACGTTCGTGCCCTCCAACCTCGTCCCCGTCTGGCTGGCGTCCAACGtgccaacgacgacggggcgGACCGTCGCTCTGGGCTTGAACTACATGGCCATGAACCTGGCGGGTATCGTCTCCTCCATGGTGTTCCGGGCGGAAGACGCGCCGGTGTACCGTCCGGCGCTCATCACCGTCGGCGTCACGCAGggcatcttcatcgtcgcTTGCTTGACGCTGAGGCAGTACTACGTCAACCTCAACAAGAAGCTCGATTCCGGGGAGTTGGCTTTCGCGCCGGGAATGGAGGCACGGCCCGAATACCGGTATGCCATCTAA
- a CDS encoding Cytochrome P450 2H2, which yields MASVQLPLLGFTAAYSGFVLSSARILVLGPSFLFLVYITVNEIVRLRSRVPRLAGPWGYPLVGSLPSIEGKANSEEYRKWAARYGDVFQVQLGNTTAVVVNSAAAARALFIAQREATNGRPIFYVLHKKVQRGGPVTSIGTSPWDESCRRRRKVAATALNKTSVQSYLPILNLESRAFLRDILATCQNGTVAVNILDPARKFSLNLSLTLSYGTRFEDVKDLHDDLLLSEIIYIEEQIAAFRDVSSNLSNYIPVLRPLHAVAAFLGFRSGTHIADVGNRRQAYHAALQENLRREIARGADRPCIQGNVLKDPESKGLSEGELLSVSLSMMAGADTTKRSIMWAMLLLAHRQDVQEKAYRAIAESDGGRLLESPHVAHTKIEYLEALTKEVGRYFVVLRLALPKATHSYVDWKESSIPPQTLMFLNSWACSRDPAVFSDPDSFTPERWLDDDQIANRHQYAFGIGGRMCVASHVASKALYTVLLHLVAHFRILPAEGSSNDEIDPVAGLAVPGNHQAAPRARHVRIIPRNQELTRGMLSVSA from the exons ATGGCATCAGTACAACTACCTCTGCTCGGATTTACAGCAGCGTATAGCGGCTTCGTTCTATCATCCGCCCGAATACTTGTCTTAGGACCCTCGTTCCTTTTTCTCGTCTACATCACCGTCAACGAGATCGTACGGCTTCGATCTCGGGTTCCTCGTCTGGCGGGCCCATGGGGGTATCCCCTGGTCGGAAGCCTCCCCTCGATCGAGGGCAAAGCCAACTCGGAAGAGTATCGGAAATGGGCCGCGAGGTACGGCGACGTGTTCCAGGTCCAGCTCGGAAACACCACGGCCGTGGTCGTcaacagcgccgccgccgcccgtgccCTGTTCATCGCGCAGCGCGAGGCAACCAACGGGCGGCCCATCTTCTACGTGCTGCACAAGAAGGTCCAGCGCGGTGGTCCGGTCACAAGCATCGGAACGAGCCCGTGGGACGAGAGTTGCAGGCGACGGCGAAAGGTTGCCGCCACGGCGTTGAACAAGACGAGCGTCCAGAGTTATTTGCCT ATTTTGAATCTGGAGTCCCGGGCCTTCTTGCGAGACATCTTGGCCACGTGCCAAAACGGAACAGTTGCCGTCAATATTTTAGATCCAGCCCGGAAGTTTTCCCTCAATCTGAGTCTCACACTCAGCTATGGCACTAG ATTCGAAGACGTTAAGGATCTCCACGACGACCTCTTGCTCTCGGAAATCATCTACATTGAAGAGCAAATCGCGGCATTCCGAGATGTCTCGTCGAACCTCTCCAACTACATCCCCGTCCTGCGCCCGCTCCACGCCGTCGCGGCATTCCTGGGATTCCGGTCGGGCACGcacatcgccgacgtcgggAACAGGCGGCAGGCGTATCACGCGGCCCTGCAGGAGAACCTCCGCCGGGAGATCGCCCGCGGCGCCGACCGCCCCTGCATCCAGGGCAACGTTCTCAAGGACCCGGAGAGCAAAGGGCTCAGCGAGGGCGAGCTCCTCAGCGTCAGCCTCAGCATGATGGCCGGGGCCGATACCACGAAGCGTTCCATCATGTGGGCGATGCTGCTCCTTGCCCATCGCCAGGATGTCCAAGAGAAGGCATACCGCGCGATCGCCGAGTCTGATGGCGGACGTTTGCTGGAGAGTCCGCACGTGGCACACACCAAGATCGAGTATCTCGAGGCCCTGACGAAGGAAGTCGGTAGGTATTTTGTAGTCTTGCGGCTTGCGCTCCCGAAGGCCACCCATTCGTATGTCGACTGGAAGGAGTCGTCGATTCCTCCCCAGACGCTGATGTTTTTGAACTCCTGGGCTTGCTCAAGAG ACCCGGCCGTCTTTTCGGATCCCGACTCCTTCACGCCCGAGCGGTGGTTAGATGACGACCAGATCGCGAACAGGCACCAATACGCcttcggcatcggcggccgcATGTGCGTGGCGAGCCACGTTGCCTCGAAGGCCCTCTACACGGTGCTTCTGCATCTGGTTGCCCACTTCAGGATTCTCCCGGCGGAGGGTTCTTCCAATGACGAGATTGATCCTGTCGCCGGGCTTGCGGTCCCGGGGAACCATCAAGCTGCGCCAAGAGCCAGGCATGTAAGGATAATTCCGAGGAACCAAGAGCTCACCAGAGGCATGCTGTCAGTATCGGCATGA
- a CDS encoding Biotrophy-associated secreted protein 2, with the protein MVRFFLTAAFLAAAALAIPNPLTPDPAGTKNIGNGHGVQFIGGACLSSRDCASACCAILSGAGICSGVGAQFQAGKQGCGFGDGIGAAPAPAPGRAKPSMEAAPDNGKSGSPGAPGSSNVGAGNGLQFITGQCLSDADCASGCCAGPKGACAARAVAEENGKSGCEFGGGASPATGSPGRPAVEDAAPSAPPQAAPPVNGGSSGVNQGAAGSQNVGKGNGQQFITGQCLSDADCASGCCAGPKGACSAVAVANENGKTGCGFIAA; encoded by the exons ATGGTTCGTTTCTTCTTGACAGCAGCATTTC tcgccgccgcggccctcGCCATCCCAAACCCCCTGACACCAGACCCCGCGGGCACCAAGAACATTGGCAACGGCCACGGCGTTCAgttcatcggcggcgcctgcCTTAGCAGCAGAGACtgcgcctcggcctgctgcgcGATCCTGAGCGGCGCGGGCATCTGCTCCGGAGTCGGGGCCCAGTTCCAAGCTGGCAAGCAGGGATgcggcttcggcgacggcatcggtgccgccccagccccTGCTCCCGGCCGAGCGAAACCGTCCATGGAGGCCGCGCCCGACAACGGAAAATCGGGATCGCCTGGCGCCCCTGGGTCGTCGAACGTCGGCGCGGGTAACGGGCTGCAGTTCATCACGGGACAGTGTCTCTCAGACGCCGACTGCGCCTCGGGATGCTGCGCCGGGCCCAAGGGCGCATGCGCCGCCAgggccgtcgccgaagaaAACGGGAAGTCGGGCTGCGagttcggcggcggtgcaAGTCCCGCGACGGGGTCGCCGGGCCGTCCGGCGGTGGAGGATGCGGCGCCTTCGGCTCCTCCACAGGCCGCACCGCCTGTCAACGGAGGTTCGTCTGGCGTCAACCAAGGCGCCGCGGGTTCCCAGAACGTGGGAAAGGGAAACGGGCAGCAGTTCATCACCGGGCAATGCCTCTCGGACGCGGATTGTGCTTCGGGATGCTGCGCTGGTCCTAAGGGTGCGTGTTCTGCGGTGGCTGTCGCGAATGAGAACGGGAAAACGGGATGTGGGTTCATTGCTGCGTGA